One Tolypothrix bouteillei VB521301 DNA window includes the following coding sequences:
- a CDS encoding DUF937 domain-containing protein, giving the protein MGLFDQIINAIDNPNQQGNTGQLGDILNTVQQLSGNTGTDSSTMQSALGIVGNYVRSALQEKRNTEGNEAAQEVVNQYSGTSPNPQAVDSLFPPFVQQQVSDVVAQRTGLNAGMVQQLLPVLVPLVLNLLRSGSNAQNPQAGGNSVLNSFLDSDGDGDVDIMDAMQMASRYLGR; this is encoded by the coding sequence ATGGGGCTTTTTGACCAGATTATCAATGCAATTGACAATCCCAACCAACAAGGTAATACCGGACAATTGGGTGATATTCTTAACACAGTACAGCAACTCAGTGGCAATACTGGTACAGACTCCTCAACAATGCAGTCAGCTTTGGGTATTGTAGGCAACTACGTGCGTTCTGCATTGCAAGAAAAGCGAAATACGGAAGGTAATGAAGCAGCACAAGAGGTTGTAAACCAATACAGCGGTACTTCCCCCAACCCTCAAGCTGTTGATTCGTTATTTCCTCCTTTTGTACAGCAACAAGTCAGTGATGTTGTTGCTCAGCGCACGGGCTTAAATGCTGGTATGGTTCAACAACTATTACCAGTTTTGGTTCCCTTAGTGCTAAATCTGTTGCGATCGGGATCGAATGCCCAAAATCCCCAAGCAGGAGGAAATTCCGTGCTCAATTCTTTCCTTGACTCTGACGGAGATGGCGATGTTGACATCATGGATGCTATGCAAATGGCAAGTCGGTATCTGGGAAGGTAA